In Paenibacillus sp. FSL M7-0420, a single genomic region encodes these proteins:
- a CDS encoding XkdQ/YqbQ family protein → MELIVINKEGAIWNIAGIVTDITWKTTRTGKPATLELTLVDSGMYQHKKFAISNGDIVQFRRDGVDVFYGFVFSIDTGANQEIKLTAYDQIRYLLGNGSYVLQDVTAAEVISTIAKDRGLRLGLLEPAEYKIPSLIEDGKKLLDIIMGAVGSELQYKGQLMAFYDDFGKLTLRSPQSMLLKVILGAGHYLYDYSLKKSIDDNTYNTILLYQDNEKTGKREFYPVTDKENVKRWGILHLYQKADDNANAAQIQEKAGNLLKQHNREKVSLSVQAIGDIRVRAGNFIYVLLDEFQTQLFLVDQCSHKISGGEHTMSLDIKVV, encoded by the coding sequence ATGGAATTAATCGTAATTAATAAGGAAGGCGCCATCTGGAATATTGCCGGGATCGTTACGGATATCACGTGGAAAACGACCCGGACCGGCAAGCCTGCGACGCTTGAGCTTACGCTGGTGGACAGCGGGATGTATCAGCATAAGAAGTTCGCGATCAGCAATGGGGATATTGTGCAGTTCCGCAGAGACGGAGTCGATGTATTCTACGGCTTCGTCTTCAGCATCGACACGGGAGCGAATCAGGAGATCAAGCTGACGGCGTACGATCAGATCCGCTATCTGCTGGGCAATGGCAGTTATGTGCTTCAGGACGTTACTGCGGCTGAGGTGATCAGCACCATTGCCAAAGACCGCGGCTTGCGGCTTGGATTACTGGAACCGGCGGAGTACAAGATCCCCTCGCTGATCGAAGACGGCAAGAAGCTGCTCGATATTATTATGGGCGCTGTCGGCAGTGAGCTGCAGTATAAGGGCCAGCTGATGGCCTTTTATGATGATTTCGGCAAGCTGACGCTGCGCAGTCCGCAGTCCATGCTGCTGAAGGTGATTCTGGGGGCAGGCCATTACCTGTATGATTATTCGCTGAAAAAAAGCATCGACGATAATACGTACAATACGATTCTGCTCTATCAGGACAACGAAAAGACCGGCAAACGCGAGTTCTATCCGGTCACAGATAAAGAAAATGTAAAGCGCTGGGGTATCCTGCATCTCTACCAGAAGGCGGACGATAATGCGAATGCTGCGCAGATTCAGGAAAAGGCAGGCAATCTGCTCAAGCAGCATAACCGCGAGAAAGTCAGCCTCTCGGTACAGGCTATTGGCGATATACGGGTGAGGGCGGGGAACTTCATCTATGTGCTGCTGGATGAATTCCAGACGCAGCTGTTCCTGGTGGATCAATGTAGCCATAAAATTTCCGGAGGGGAGCATACGATGTCCCTAGACATTAAGGTGGTGTAG
- a CDS encoding LysM peptidoglycan-binding domain-containing protein, which produces MEEYGFYLSFNNYEEVIRLPVNPETLEIKENSDGKSYTIVDFGEINAIAYPKLTEITIESMFPAQYYPFVVYSGENAGKLLKPYEYVELIRKWMLSRRPVRFVFSGLKSANVQNTQTPDWLKQARAQAQQTFTGDIGINMAVSIENFSWKLSAGSSGDIDYTLGLKKYVFYQALAVKVGSTGEVKKQQKRASEKAAPATYTLKAGDTLWSVAQKLLGDGSKSKTLQKLNNISDSELKKLKIGRVIKLS; this is translated from the coding sequence ATGGAGGAGTATGGATTCTATCTTAGCTTCAACAACTATGAAGAGGTGATCCGGCTTCCGGTGAACCCTGAGACCTTGGAGATCAAGGAGAACAGCGATGGCAAAAGCTACACCATTGTGGATTTTGGCGAAATCAATGCGATTGCATATCCGAAGCTGACGGAGATTACGATCGAGAGTATGTTTCCGGCACAGTATTATCCGTTCGTGGTGTACTCCGGCGAGAATGCAGGCAAGCTGCTGAAGCCCTACGAATACGTGGAGCTGATCCGCAAATGGATGCTTAGCCGCAGGCCGGTCCGGTTTGTTTTCTCAGGGCTAAAATCGGCGAACGTGCAGAATACGCAGACCCCGGATTGGCTGAAGCAGGCCAGGGCGCAGGCGCAGCAGACTTTTACCGGGGATATTGGCATTAATATGGCGGTCAGTATTGAGAACTTCTCCTGGAAGCTGAGTGCGGGGTCCTCGGGGGATATCGATTATACACTTGGACTCAAAAAGTATGTGTTCTATCAGGCGTTAGCTGTCAAGGTGGGCAGTACCGGTGAAGTGAAGAAGCAGCAGAAAAGGGCAAGTGAGAAGGCAGCACCTGCTACCTATACGCTCAAAGCCGGGGATACGCTCTGGTCGGTCGCCCAAAAGCTCCTCGGTGACGGCAGTAAATCCAAAACGCTGCAAAAGCTGAACAATATCTCGGACAGTGAACTGAAGAAGCTCAAAATTGGCCGAGTGATCAAGCTGTCTTAG
- a CDS encoding phage tail assembly chaperone, giving the protein MSELSLFFAQNAACDTTEEFAVSLRFKDKEGNPAVWKLRSMNEEENQECRKAATRKVKGKNGTYTTDIDPNEYMAKLMTASIVHPDLKNTELQRSYGVMGAESLLRKMLLPGEFAALGERVQALNGFATDMNELVDDVKN; this is encoded by the coding sequence ATGAGTGAATTAAGTTTGTTTTTTGCGCAAAATGCGGCTTGTGATACAACAGAGGAATTCGCGGTCTCGCTGCGGTTCAAGGACAAGGAAGGTAACCCTGCCGTCTGGAAGCTGCGCAGTATGAATGAGGAAGAGAACCAGGAATGCCGTAAGGCAGCCACCCGCAAGGTCAAGGGAAAGAACGGCACCTACACTACAGATATTGACCCCAACGAATATATGGCGAAGCTCATGACGGCAAGCATTGTGCATCCGGATCTGAAAAATACCGAGCTTCAGCGTTCCTACGGGGTGATGGGCGCCGAATCGCTGCTGCGCAAAATGCTGCTGCCCGGGGAATTCGCTGCGCTTGGGGAACGGGTACAGGCCCTGAACGGCTTCGCCACAGATATGAACGAGCTGGTAGATGACGTAAAAAACTAA
- a CDS encoding phage tail tube protein, whose amino-acid sequence MTFLRASDTLSGQEGRAYATINGQTEEMFYVKTLEATVEKQKAEVKTLGRRGVQHKATGWSGSGTMTIFYMTSRFRQMMLEYMKTGIDQYFSIIVTNEDPSSTVGAQRIMLKDVNLDSVIMASLDTESDALEEEVAFTFEDVELVQPFAAPVNAGQ is encoded by the coding sequence ATGACATTCTTGAGAGCCAGCGATACGCTGTCCGGCCAGGAGGGCCGGGCGTATGCGACGATTAACGGACAGACGGAAGAGATGTTCTATGTCAAAACCCTGGAAGCCACTGTTGAGAAGCAGAAGGCGGAAGTGAAGACGCTTGGACGCCGCGGAGTGCAGCATAAGGCGACCGGCTGGTCGGGCAGCGGTACGATGACAATTTTCTATATGACGAGCCGTTTCCGTCAGATGATGCTGGAATACATGAAGACCGGGATTGACCAATACTTCAGCATTATCGTGACCAATGAAGATCCGTCCTCAACCGTGGGCGCCCAGCGCATCATGCTGAAGGATGTCAATCTGGACAGTGTCATTATGGCTTCGCTGGATACGGAGTCCGATGCGCTGGAGGAAGAGGTTGCTTTTACCTTCGAGGATGTGGAATTGGTGCAGCCCTTCGCTGCTCCGGTTAATGCCGGCCAATAG
- a CDS encoding phage tail sheath family protein, with amino-acid sequence MAGGTWTTQNKVRPGVYVNVASNGIVAGKMGERGTAALALALPWGPAGVIVKLTAQDDFQQKLGYDLTAAELLPVREVLKRAGTLLLYRLNQGVKAAVTNNGVQATALYGGERGNALKVVIEKNIDDTTQFDVRTLLDGAEVDKQTVSSASSLAANAYVEFKPSESGALTVTAGLPLSGGANGTVTNAEHSAFLSALEVQDFQTVGLVSQDNTLKSLYSAYVKRLRNTEGKKVQAVLSDYATADHEGIISVANGVILSDGTVVDKAYAVAWVAGATAAAAVNESLTYQAYDDAVDADVRFSHSETVEALTDGELLFTYSGGRAVVEQDINTFTSFSTDKGKAFSKNRVLRVLDGIAGDLKRIFESYFIGKLPNNEDGRALFWSQCVTYMNDLQNLGAIENFNAQSDIVVTPGADSDSVVLEVAVKPVDSVEKVYMKVKVV; translated from the coding sequence ATGGCTGGAGGAACATGGACAACACAAAACAAGGTACGTCCGGGGGTATACGTAAATGTAGCCTCGAACGGCATTGTGGCAGGTAAAATGGGGGAACGCGGTACGGCTGCTTTGGCGCTTGCACTGCCTTGGGGACCAGCGGGCGTCATTGTAAAGCTTACAGCTCAGGACGATTTCCAGCAAAAGCTGGGTTACGATCTGACGGCTGCAGAGCTGCTGCCGGTGAGAGAGGTGCTGAAGCGGGCGGGCACACTGCTGCTCTACCGCCTGAATCAGGGTGTGAAGGCTGCTGTGACCAATAACGGAGTTCAGGCGACTGCGCTGTATGGCGGGGAACGCGGGAATGCGCTTAAGGTAGTGATTGAGAAAAATATCGATGACACTACCCAGTTCGATGTCCGGACGCTGCTTGATGGGGCCGAGGTGGACAAGCAGACGGTAAGCTCTGCTTCCAGCTTGGCTGCGAATGCTTATGTAGAATTTAAGCCTAGTGAATCCGGTGCACTGACGGTGACAGCCGGGTTGCCGCTCTCGGGCGGTGCAAATGGAACGGTCACGAATGCGGAGCATAGTGCGTTCTTGTCGGCGCTGGAGGTTCAGGATTTCCAGACTGTGGGTCTCGTGTCACAGGATAACACGCTGAAGTCCCTGTATAGCGCCTATGTGAAGCGTCTGCGTAATACGGAAGGCAAGAAGGTGCAGGCAGTCTTGTCCGATTACGCTACGGCTGACCATGAAGGGATTATCAGTGTGGCGAACGGTGTAATTCTGAGCGATGGGACGGTAGTGGATAAAGCTTATGCCGTGGCTTGGGTTGCCGGTGCTACTGCCGCTGCTGCGGTGAATGAATCCCTGACTTATCAGGCCTATGACGATGCTGTAGACGCGGATGTGCGTTTCAGCCATTCCGAGACTGTAGAGGCGCTTACAGACGGAGAGCTGCTATTTACCTATAGCGGAGGCCGGGCAGTAGTGGAGCAGGACATTAACACGTTCACCTCCTTCTCAACAGACAAAGGCAAGGCCTTCTCCAAGAACCGCGTGCTGCGTGTGCTGGATGGGATCGCTGGTGATTTGAAGCGGATTTTTGAGAGCTACTTCATTGGAAAATTGCCGAATAACGAGGACGGGCGTGCGCTGTTCTGGTCGCAGTGCGTCACTTATATGAATGATCTGCAGAACCTTGGGGCGATTGAGAACTTCAATGCGCAGAGCGACATTGTAGTGACTCCTGGAGCGGACAGTGACAGCGTAGTGCTGGAGGTAGCGGTGAAGCCGGTAGATTCGGTAGAAAAAGTATATATGAAAGTGAAGGTGGTCTAA
- a CDS encoding phage tail terminator family protein, giving the protein MTVQHLRGNITAALGQFFPDIPVYAEGDKPQSAYFRLELLSATYDRQREGRYMAVYRFGIRYEQGSLLDAEAIADGLCEALDARESVNPAYRVVRQSWVAGAEGRGALFTVDYMLYLQKQKQPEEEAELMGHFTEGAWLK; this is encoded by the coding sequence ATGACGGTACAACATCTACGGGGAAATATCACTGCTGCGCTTGGGCAGTTTTTCCCGGATATTCCTGTCTATGCGGAAGGGGATAAGCCGCAGTCAGCCTACTTCAGGCTGGAACTGCTCTCGGCAACCTACGACAGGCAGCGTGAAGGCAGATACATGGCGGTCTACCGCTTCGGTATCCGCTATGAGCAAGGCAGTCTGTTGGATGCAGAGGCTATAGCTGACGGGCTCTGTGAGGCGCTGGATGCAAGAGAAAGTGTAAACCCCGCTTATCGGGTGGTGCGCCAGTCCTGGGTGGCCGGAGCAGAGGGACGGGGGGCGCTGTTCACCGTGGACTACATGCTCTATCTCCAGAAGCAGAAGCAGCCGGAGGAAGAGGCAGAGCTGATGGGACACTTCACAGAAGGGGCGTGGCTGAAATGA
- a CDS encoding ArpU family phage packaging/lysis transcriptional regulator has translation MILSSLPELDRRRTQVTIENMLEKYRIFKSVTFEAKEAGITYSYTERFHGATHTVTDQTAAIATHNVDVPAARRAYCAVIDSVVERLTQREQQLVRERYMRREESYDYTIYNHVFDPPVSKDTYVKIRSKAFYKMALALADLQLLSLAALTKTPAGGNLPKG, from the coding sequence ATGATTCTATCTTCGCTGCCCGAGCTTGACCGCCGCCGGACTCAGGTCACTATAGAGAATATGCTGGAGAAGTACCGGATTTTCAAATCTGTAACGTTTGAGGCTAAAGAGGCCGGGATTACGTACTCCTATACGGAACGGTTCCATGGCGCAACCCATACGGTTACTGATCAGACAGCAGCAATTGCCACACATAATGTAGATGTGCCTGCTGCAAGACGGGCATACTGTGCTGTGATCGATTCGGTTGTAGAGCGGCTTACCCAGAGGGAACAGCAACTGGTGCGGGAGAGATACATGCGCAGGGAGGAGAGTTACGACTACACTATCTATAATCATGTGTTCGATCCTCCGGTGAGCAAGGATACTTATGTGAAGATAAGGTCGAAGGCGTTCTATAAGATGGCGCTGGCGCTCGCTGATCTGCAGCTGCTGTCTCTGGCTGCGCTCACGAAGACCCCGGCTGGAGGGAACCTGCCGAAGGGGTAG
- a CDS encoding helix-turn-helix domain-containing protein, whose translation MAEEFGYYLRQLREGKGLTINQLAALAGISGAQISRIENGLRGVPKPATLRKIAEATDVSYEELMGHAGYLTETESSTEGTVPAWATSKDKRDFRQMLEDDGELMFDGIPLNKEDKQRIKDVLTGLFWEAKQMNKRTKPKHPPGKE comes from the coding sequence ATGGCAGAGGAATTCGGATACTATCTGAGACAGCTTCGGGAAGGAAAGGGATTGACCATTAATCAGCTGGCAGCGCTTGCCGGTATCAGTGGAGCCCAAATCTCACGAATCGAGAATGGATTACGGGGTGTACCCAAGCCGGCTACCCTGCGTAAGATTGCTGAAGCGACCGATGTGTCTTACGAGGAGCTGATGGGCCATGCCGGTTATTTAACCGAGACTGAGAGCAGTACAGAGGGCACTGTGCCTGCCTGGGCCACCAGCAAGGATAAGCGGGACTTCCGCCAAATGCTGGAGGATGACGGTGAGCTGATGTTTGACGGAATTCCCCTGAACAAGGAGGATAAGCAGCGAATCAAGGACGTACTAACCGGCCTGTTCTGGGAGGCTAAGCAGATGAACAAGCGGACCAAGCCCAAGCACCCTCCAGGTAAAGAGTAA
- a CDS encoding ImmA/IrrE family metallo-endopeptidase — MDELIKRLVKKYNSSSPFELAEALGIHIRFMHLGDGTKGLYYRKLRRRFIVIHNQLPLEWQRFVCAHELAHDRLHKGVNRFFLEENSYFSPGKLERQANLFAVKLLSVGTAIEQDESLQSYYARIGIPAEVVFFLDD; from the coding sequence ATGGATGAACTAATCAAGCGTTTGGTCAAAAAATACAATAGCAGCAGCCCCTTCGAGCTGGCTGAAGCACTGGGGATTCACATCCGGTTCATGCATCTGGGTGACGGCACCAAGGGCCTCTACTACCGCAAGCTAAGAAGAAGGTTCATCGTCATTCATAACCAGCTGCCGCTGGAGTGGCAACGATTCGTATGCGCCCATGAACTCGCGCATGACCGTCTGCACAAAGGGGTCAACCGTTTTTTTCTGGAGGAGAATTCCTATTTCTCGCCAGGCAAGCTAGAGCGGCAGGCTAATCTGTTCGCGGTCAAGCTGCTATCGGTCGGCACTGCCATTGAGCAGGATGAGTCCTTACAGAGCTATTATGCAAGGATTGGCATCCCGGCTGAGGTTGTCTTTTTTTTAGACGATTAA